From Rutidosis leptorrhynchoides isolate AG116_Rl617_1_P2 chromosome 3, CSIRO_AGI_Rlap_v1, whole genome shotgun sequence, a single genomic window includes:
- the LOC139899293 gene encoding uncharacterized protein isoform X1 yields the protein MAVQLSNDQISEFRQAFSLIDKDSDGLITIDDLIGVIQTLNENATNEEVQEMMKEVDANDDGTIDFDEFLTIMSRRMKDNASDELKEAFKVFDRDQDGYISPDELRNVMINLGERLKDEELEQMIREADLDGDGVISYEEFVRVMMNA from the exons ATGGCCGTACAACTAAGCAATGATCAAATCAGCGAGTTTCGTCAAGCATTTTCATTAATTGACAAGGATTcggatg GATTAATTACTATAGACGATCTAATAGGCGTGATTCAAACGTTGAATGAAAATGCTACTAATGAAGAAGTCCAAGAAATGATGAAAGAAGTCGATGCAAATGATGACGGAACTATAGATTTCGACGAGTTTCTCACTATCATGTCTAGAAGAATGAAA GATAACGCAAGCGACGAGCTAAAAGAAGCCTTCAAAGTATTCGATAGGGATCAAGATGGTTACATTTCACCAGATGAG TTGAGGAACGTTATGATAAATTTGGGGGAGCGATTAAAAGATGAAGAATTGGAACAAATGATACGAGAAGCCGATCTTGATGGAGATGGCGTAATAAGTTATGAGGAGTTCGTTAGAGTTATGATGAATGCATGA
- the LOC139899293 gene encoding calmodulin-like isoform X2, which translates to MAVQLSNDQISEFRQAFSLIDKDSDGVIQTLNENATNEEVQEMMKEVDANDDGTIDFDEFLTIMSRRMKDNASDELKEAFKVFDRDQDGYISPDELRNVMINLGERLKDEELEQMIREADLDGDGVISYEEFVRVMMNA; encoded by the exons ATGGCCGTACAACTAAGCAATGATCAAATCAGCGAGTTTCGTCAAGCATTTTCATTAATTGACAAGGATTcggatg GCGTGATTCAAACGTTGAATGAAAATGCTACTAATGAAGAAGTCCAAGAAATGATGAAAGAAGTCGATGCAAATGATGACGGAACTATAGATTTCGACGAGTTTCTCACTATCATGTCTAGAAGAATGAAA GATAACGCAAGCGACGAGCTAAAAGAAGCCTTCAAAGTATTCGATAGGGATCAAGATGGTTACATTTCACCAGATGAG TTGAGGAACGTTATGATAAATTTGGGGGAGCGATTAAAAGATGAAGAATTGGAACAAATGATACGAGAAGCCGATCTTGATGGAGATGGCGTAATAAGTTATGAGGAGTTCGTTAGAGTTATGATGAATGCATGA